The following are encoded together in the Leptolyngbyaceae cyanobacterium genome:
- a CDS encoding decaprenyl-phosphate phosphoribosyltransferase — protein sequence MKFPLLTALRPRQWTKNLIVFAAPLFAFSINLQSLLGSLLAFVLFCSASSSFYLLNDIADIESDRKHPVKRYRPIAAGLVSIPIAIATAVTLLSLAIVLGWLRSPWLGVTIISYAVLQIAYNWQLKHIVILDILAIATGFVLRAYAGASATSIQLSSWFLLCTAMLALFLGVEKRKAELRLIEIKGSKTRAVLIRYSIGLLNRMENVVTSGTILSYAMWSSGPQVGGASTRWMLLTLPFVLYGIFRYQLLSDPAEISRRHKPGSISGGQSERPEEILLTDLPILLTVLYWITTSFMILLLKHHGVIQ from the coding sequence ATGAAGTTTCCTTTGTTAACAGCACTGCGCCCTCGCCAATGGACAAAAAATTTAATAGTGTTTGCTGCGCCTTTGTTTGCTTTTAGTATAAACCTGCAATCTTTGTTAGGTAGTTTGCTGGCGTTCGTACTTTTTTGTAGTGCTTCTAGTAGCTTTTATTTACTTAATGATATTGCAGATATAGAGTCCGATCGCAAACATCCGGTGAAGCGTTATCGTCCGATCGCTGCGGGACTGGTGAGTATTCCAATTGCGATCGCAACGGCAGTAACTTTATTGAGTTTAGCGATCGTTCTCGGTTGGTTGCGATCGCCTTGGTTGGGCGTAACCATTATCAGTTATGCGGTTTTGCAAATCGCTTATAACTGGCAATTAAAGCATATCGTCATTTTGGATATTTTAGCGATCGCCACTGGTTTTGTCTTGCGAGCTTATGCAGGTGCATCAGCAACCAGCATTCAATTATCCTCTTGGTTCTTACTTTGTACTGCGATGTTAGCTTTATTTCTAGGTGTAGAAAAGCGCAAAGCAGAATTGCGGTTAATCGAAATCAAAGGTAGCAAAACTCGTGCTGTCCTGATCCGCTACTCTATAGGGCTGCTCAATCGGATGGAAAATGTAGTGACTAGCGGTACTATTTTAAGTTATGCCATGTGGAGTTCCGGGCCGCAAGTGGGTGGCGCTTCCACCCGTTGGATGTTACTAACATTACCCTTTGTTTTATACGGAATATTTCGCTATCAACTCTTGAGCGACCCCGCAGAAATTTCTCGTCGCCATAAACCAGGTAGTATTTCCGGCGGACAAAGCGAACGTCCAGAAGAAATTTTATTAACAGACTTACCGATTTTATTAACAGTTTTATACTGGATTACTACCAGTTTTATGATTTTATTACTTAAACATCATGGCGTAATTCAATAA